The Halorussus salinus genome includes a region encoding these proteins:
- a CDS encoding uracil-xanthine permease family protein, translating into MSGSDDFEEVEKDFAPEGPSASADAEASVDIAYGIDDKPPLAESVLLGFQHYLTMIGATVAIPLALAGAMGMPGGTTARLIGTFFVVSGIGTLAQTTIGNRYPIVQGGTFSMLAPGLAIIGVIASNGGGWEIMIRELMGAVIVAGLVEVLIGYFGVMGWLKRHMGPVVIAPVIALIGLALFNVPQIQNPNFGAPGTGQNWWLLGLTMALIVAFSQYLDRYHRSFRLFPVLLGIASAWSIAALLSVMGVFASGSVSYVNLGSVASAPLLQPIYPFQWGMPLFTPGFIIGMVAGMLASAIESFGDYHAVARMAGRGAPNAKRIDHGIGMEGLGNTFAGIMGTGNGSTSYTENVGAIGITGVASRYVVQIGAAVMILVGYFGPVGALFATIPAPIIGGLYIVMFGQIAAVGLSQLKYVDLDANRNVFIVGFALFAGLAIPGYMSNVGAGMEMSASAAFQQGLASVPLLGPVLGTDVVSTTIFVIGGTGMAVGGIVAFFLDNTIPGTREERGLTAWADLTEDDGEFQSFLDRRSSDADDPAQRAD; encoded by the coding sequence ATGAGCGGGTCCGACGACTTCGAGGAGGTAGAGAAAGACTTCGCGCCCGAGGGGCCGTCGGCGAGCGCGGACGCCGAGGCCTCGGTGGACATCGCCTACGGCATCGACGACAAGCCGCCCCTCGCCGAGTCGGTGCTGTTGGGCTTCCAGCATTACCTGACGATGATCGGTGCAACGGTGGCGATTCCCCTCGCGCTGGCGGGCGCGATGGGGATGCCCGGCGGCACGACCGCGCGGCTCATCGGCACGTTCTTCGTCGTCTCGGGCATCGGCACGCTGGCCCAGACGACCATCGGGAACCGCTACCCCATCGTGCAGGGCGGGACGTTCTCGATGCTCGCGCCCGGTCTCGCCATCATCGGCGTCATCGCGTCGAACGGCGGCGGGTGGGAGATAATGATACGCGAACTCATGGGCGCGGTCATCGTCGCCGGGTTGGTGGAGGTGTTGATAGGCTACTTCGGCGTCATGGGTTGGCTCAAGCGCCACATGGGACCGGTGGTCATCGCGCCGGTCATCGCGCTCATCGGACTGGCGCTGTTCAACGTCCCCCAGATTCAGAACCCGAACTTCGGCGCGCCCGGCACCGGGCAGAACTGGTGGCTGTTGGGGCTGACGATGGCGCTCATCGTCGCGTTCTCCCAGTACCTCGACCGCTACCACCGGTCGTTCCGACTCTTCCCGGTCCTGCTCGGCATCGCGTCGGCGTGGTCGATAGCCGCGCTCCTCTCGGTGATGGGCGTCTTCGCCTCGGGGTCGGTCAGCTACGTGAACCTCGGGTCGGTCGCCAGCGCGCCCTTGCTTCAGCCAATCTACCCCTTCCAGTGGGGCATGCCACTGTTCACGCCGGGTTTCATCATCGGGATGGTCGCGGGGATGCTCGCCTCTGCCATCGAGAGTTTCGGCGACTACCACGCCGTCGCCCGGATGGCCGGACGCGGCGCGCCCAACGCCAAGCGCATCGACCACGGCATCGGCATGGAGGGACTGGGTAACACCTTCGCGGGTATCATGGGCACCGGGAACGGTTCGACCTCCTACACCGAGAACGTCGGCGCGATAGGCATCACGGGCGTCGCCTCGCGCTACGTCGTCCAAATCGGGGCCGCGGTGATGATTCTCGTCGGCTACTTCGGCCCGGTCGGCGCGCTGTTCGCCACGATTCCGGCACCCATCATCGGGGGTCTCTACATCGTGATGTTCGGCCAAATCGCCGCGGTCGGCCTCTCGCAGTTGAAGTACGTGGACTTGGACGCCAACCGCAACGTCTTCATCGTCGGGTTCGCGCTGTTCGCGGGCCTCGCGATTCCGGGCTACATGTCCAACGTCGGCGCTGGCATGGAGATGTCGGCCTCCGCCGCGTTCCAGCAGGGACTGGCCTCCGTGCCGCTCCTCGGTCCGGTTCTCGGGACCGACGTGGTTTCGACCACCATCTTCGTCATCGGCGGCACCGGGATGGCGGTCGGCGGCATCGTCGCGTTCTTCCTCGACAACACCATCCCCGGCACCCGCGAGGAGCGCGGCCTGACCGCGTGGGCGGACCTGACCGAGGACGACGGCGAGTTCCAGTCGTTCCTCGACCGGCGCTCCTCGGACGCCGACGACCCGGCACAGCGCGCCGACTGA
- a CDS encoding DUF7836 family putative zinc-binding protein encodes MGSDTYLCPDCGWTGTESKLDRSGDDYHCPICRASIRVEA; translated from the coding sequence ATGGGGAGCGACACCTACCTCTGCCCCGATTGCGGTTGGACCGGGACCGAATCGAAACTCGACCGGAGCGGCGACGACTACCACTGTCCGATCTGTCGCGCCAGCATCCGCGTCGAGGCGTAG
- a CDS encoding CocE/NonD family hydrolase — protein MVSRPTYGVHADLNVPVETRDGVALATDVYRPADPQSGEPIAEPKPALLDRTPYGKRGRMERHGEWFAERGYVVAIQDCRGRFDSDGDYYIFANEAEDGHDAVEWLGERDYCDGQVGTVGTSYGAWVQSALATQDPDHLAAMFVNQGASNGREATFRHNGAFELRWLCWALTLGGGFAERALDDSSIQQRLANVDVREVLADGPVHRGQSPLRHVPEYEEWLFDIAESGDAEDDLWQSPGINFERFRDESADVPTVYAGAWYDSYTKATCDNFEELAAAKEADHFLLLGPWTHGWNAYPLPSWNKPYSGELAFGEAALRDYQETRLRFFDHYLKGEETWSDQPTVEYFRMGATGGAEAEKDQKPKGSQTGEGRLFHGGRWAEADEWPLPGTKFTKYFAHGDGTLAPEKPDADESATTYEFDPKNPVPTLGGNCSSYISYEPRDESILEYPLAERKLLDMTGRGGFDQRTREDTYFADPPYRPLEERDDVLVFRTPPLSEAVEIAGPIRVRVFGSTDAPDTDFTAKLIDEYPPSSEFPDGFALNLSDSICRARYRGYRDHPDFVEPGAVYEFYMEPYPTANVFGEGHRIRLDISSSNFPRYDVNHNTGGPLYGDREYQVAKNTVYHEADNPTHVELPIRPRE, from the coding sequence ATGGTCTCACGACCCACTTACGGCGTCCACGCCGACCTGAACGTCCCCGTCGAGACCCGCGACGGCGTGGCGCTGGCGACCGACGTGTACCGGCCCGCCGACCCCCAATCCGGCGAGCCGATAGCCGAGCCGAAACCGGCCCTGCTCGACCGCACGCCGTACGGGAAACGCGGCCGGATGGAGCGCCACGGCGAGTGGTTCGCCGAGCGGGGCTACGTCGTGGCGATTCAGGACTGCCGGGGCCGGTTCGATAGCGACGGCGACTACTACATCTTCGCCAACGAGGCCGAGGACGGTCACGACGCCGTGGAGTGGCTCGGCGAGCGCGACTACTGCGACGGGCAGGTCGGGACCGTCGGCACCTCCTACGGCGCGTGGGTCCAGTCGGCGCTCGCCACTCAGGACCCCGACCACCTCGCGGCGATGTTCGTGAATCAGGGCGCGTCGAACGGCCGCGAGGCGACGTTTCGGCACAACGGGGCCTTCGAGTTGCGGTGGCTCTGCTGGGCGCTGACCTTGGGCGGCGGGTTCGCCGAGCGCGCGCTGGACGATTCGAGTATCCAACAGCGACTCGCCAACGTGGACGTGCGCGAGGTGCTGGCCGACGGCCCGGTCCACCGCGGGCAGTCGCCGCTTCGCCACGTCCCCGAGTACGAGGAGTGGCTGTTCGACATCGCGGAGTCGGGCGACGCGGAAGACGACCTCTGGCAGTCGCCCGGAATCAACTTCGAGCGATTCCGCGACGAGAGCGCGGACGTGCCGACGGTGTACGCCGGGGCGTGGTACGACTCGTACACCAAGGCGACCTGCGACAACTTTGAGGAGTTGGCCGCGGCGAAGGAGGCCGACCACTTCTTGCTCCTCGGGCCGTGGACTCACGGCTGGAACGCCTACCCCCTGCCGTCGTGGAACAAGCCCTACTCGGGCGAGTTGGCGTTCGGCGAGGCGGCCCTGCGGGACTACCAAGAGACGCGTCTCCGATTCTTCGACCACTACCTGAAAGGCGAGGAGACGTGGAGCGACCAGCCGACGGTCGAGTACTTCCGGATGGGCGCGACTGGCGGAGCGGAGGCAGAAAAGGACCAGAAGCCGAAAGGAAGCCAGACCGGCGAGGGCCGCCTGTTCCACGGTGGGCGGTGGGCCGAGGCCGACGAGTGGCCACTGCCGGGCACGAAGTTCACGAAGTACTTCGCGCACGGAGACGGGACGCTCGCGCCCGAGAAGCCGGACGCCGACGAGTCGGCGACGACCTACGAGTTCGACCCGAAGAATCCGGTGCCGACGCTCGGGGGCAACTGCTCGTCGTACATCAGCTACGAACCCCGCGACGAGTCGATTCTGGAGTACCCCCTCGCGGAGCGCAAACTGCTGGACATGACCGGCCGAGGAGGCTTCGACCAGCGCACCCGCGAGGACACCTACTTCGCGGACCCGCCGTACCGGCCCCTCGAAGAGCGCGACGACGTGTTGGTGTTCCGGACGCCGCCGCTTTCCGAGGCGGTCGAAATCGCCGGGCCGATTCGGGTCCGGGTGTTCGGTTCGACCGACGCGCCCGACACGGACTTCACGGCGAAACTCATCGACGAGTATCCGCCGAGTAGCGAGTTCCCGGACGGGTTCGCGCTCAACCTCTCAGACTCCATCTGTCGGGCGCGCTACCGGGGGTATCGGGACCACCCGGACTTCGTGGAACCGGGCGCAGTCTACGAGTTCTACATGGAACCGTACCCGACCGCGAACGTCTTCGGCGAGGGCCACCGGATTCGGCTCGACATCTCGTCTTCGAACTTCCCGCGCTACGACGTGAACCACAACACAGGCGGGCCGTTGTACGGCGACCGGGAGTATCAGGTAGCGAAGAACACGGTGTACCACGAAGCGGACAACCCGACCCACGTCGAGTTGCCGATTCGACCACGGGAGTGA
- a CDS encoding CBS domain-containing protein produces the protein MSSNDRPTVGDVMSSPLETISKDATVMEAAQRMREEDISALVVPTTPRAIVSSTDVLDAVADGRDTSELRVSDVMTTDVETATPDLYMEEVAAMMTTYGIKHLPVVDDGYVGMVSSTDVTAHLS, from the coding sequence ATGAGTTCCAACGACAGGCCGACCGTCGGCGACGTAATGTCTTCGCCACTGGAGACGATTTCGAAGGACGCGACGGTGATGGAAGCCGCCCAGCGGATGCGCGAGGAGGACATCAGCGCGCTGGTCGTCCCGACCACGCCGCGGGCGATCGTCAGCAGTACGGACGTTCTCGACGCCGTGGCCGACGGACGCGACACCTCGGAGTTACGGGTCTCGGACGTGATGACGACCGATGTCGAAACCGCGACGCCGGACCTCTACATGGAGGAGGTCGCCGCGATGATGACCACCTACGGCATCAAACACCTCCCGGTCGTGGACGACGGCTACGTGGGGATGGTCTCCTCGACGGACGTGACCGCCCACCTCTCGTAG
- a CDS encoding Eco57I restriction-modification methylase domain-containing protein → MQATLDYRTNRDLFSNYYLDEHLPETDDWTAADEAEVRAAYDEIRDRYRRESDLVDDYNERQLRENLLDPVFETLGLTTAVEESVDGERLRPDYTLFGSERARADAFERRRDGRSFHANALAVADAKRWDQSLDGGTDRDFTNPSYQIHVYLDATGLNRGILTNGRKWRLYYGPTSHRLDSYYEIDLPTLLETGDREAFKYFYLFFRREAFVGGGGGQSGTGGGGRSATAGDGTGGRASDASAGATAAGRLAANRPFVERVHRESNLFAEELSEDLRENVYDALALLAQGFVEGSDDVTDDDLDTVYEASLTYLYRLIFVLYAESDGRDLLDTDNEVYRKRYSLNALKRRVADELDSPDPIYRSWQTTLWDRLEKLFALVDRGSESQGIPREDLYVPAYNGGLFDSDPESGEATALLDSHAVGDTYLARVLELLTRRESARGDGRVFVDYSSLDVRHLGSIYEGLLEYDLEIADRPLAAVRDEGEQVWVPAEEAPADGTIERVEEGEVYLSTDAGKRKATGSYYTPEFVVEYVVERTLEPLLDEIRADLDPADPDYPDRFAERVFDLSVLDPAMGSGHFLVKTVEYLARAVVEAHQECVERATERDDTARNGDTARNGDAARDGDAARDEKVGDPPDVHWARRQVAQQCIYGADENGMAVELAKVSLWLRTLAAEQPLAFLDHHLVRGDSLAGTDVAEVEEMARDTGPNASLAAFGATRADAIGDLMAAYREFLAIENESLADVKEMERRYAEIRRDDLRRRLTAMANVHAAERFGVRVPDDAYERMGRALDDADDWAALEAQSWFAAAQRVADERDFLHWKLAFPEVFYDAEGSPLAEREAGFDAVVGNPPYVRSRNLPDDRKEYYREEFDTARGAYDLYVPFAELAGDLGRRVSLVVPNKWTTTDYGRALRDRLLDDDGLREILDASNLDVFPDADIYPVVVTYGESPAPKAGGSSSRTGESPSGTDGDDCEETVRIRHPDADRDLAAADATAVPRSLVDRLGGQVIPLDAAPEFAELAADVLADCDRLGDHVTMTEGVHTGNVREKLLVDGEADGSGEGARGSDDETDRPRVVDGKSVGRYRLDWDGTRLRYDESLVGDGEYADLRSPGHFEGEKLLVRDISDRPVAVYDDDEFYALNTLYSVQSREESDLDLRYLLGVFNSSFVATYYRQLYGGTHVSGDYLRFKPMFAEEIPVPDPAEAPVDGDDVAEVLAACEVEDALEDATAAAESDPESAMATLTERVREARDERAALNCDVLDYLGTGAGADEAGGPTLGEVSVPAEGVGDSILAETTTDRDGLRIGEVRVREDERGTLALAATARYKPGDGERTERTDPERRDHPDRETDRWGYVETDPVTALRVPDATETERTLLEAFVPAAAERAEGFAGFRECATKTNSLLDRLRALTLPDPERVADETARYREVRARAAKLDDRIAALEEAIDRLAYRLYGVDEIETLT, encoded by the coding sequence ATGCAAGCTACACTGGATTATCGAACGAATCGGGACCTGTTCTCGAACTACTATCTCGACGAACACCTCCCGGAGACCGACGACTGGACCGCGGCCGACGAAGCCGAGGTCCGGGCGGCATACGACGAGATTCGGGACCGCTATCGGCGCGAGTCCGACCTCGTGGACGACTACAACGAGCGCCAACTCCGCGAGAACCTGCTCGACCCCGTCTTCGAGACGCTGGGACTGACGACCGCGGTCGAGGAGTCCGTCGATGGCGAGCGCCTCCGGCCGGACTACACCCTGTTCGGAAGCGAGCGCGCCAGAGCCGACGCCTTCGAGCGCCGCCGGGACGGCCGGTCGTTCCACGCGAACGCGCTCGCGGTCGCCGACGCCAAGCGGTGGGACCAGTCGCTCGACGGCGGCACGGACCGCGATTTCACCAACCCGAGCTATCAGATTCACGTCTACCTCGACGCGACGGGGCTGAACCGGGGCATCCTCACGAACGGCCGGAAGTGGCGACTCTACTACGGGCCGACCAGCCACCGCCTCGATTCGTACTACGAAATCGACCTGCCGACCCTGCTGGAGACCGGCGACCGGGAGGCGTTCAAGTACTTCTACCTGTTCTTCCGCCGGGAGGCGTTCGTCGGCGGAGGCGGCGGACAGAGCGGGACTGGCGGGGGCGGCCGGAGCGCGACCGCCGGAGACGGAACCGGCGGGCGGGCGAGCGACGCGAGCGCCGGGGCGACGGCCGCGGGTCGCCTCGCCGCGAACCGCCCGTTCGTCGAGCGCGTCCACCGCGAGAGCAACCTCTTCGCCGAGGAGTTGAGCGAAGACCTCCGGGAGAACGTCTACGACGCGCTGGCCCTCCTCGCGCAGGGGTTCGTTGAGGGGAGCGACGACGTGACCGACGACGACCTCGACACGGTGTACGAGGCGTCGCTGACCTACCTCTATCGGCTCATCTTCGTCCTCTACGCCGAGAGCGACGGCCGGGACCTGCTCGACACCGACAACGAGGTCTACCGCAAGCGATACAGCCTCAACGCGCTCAAGCGCCGCGTCGCCGACGAACTCGACAGTCCGGACCCCATCTATCGGTCGTGGCAGACGACCCTCTGGGACCGACTGGAGAAGCTGTTCGCGCTCGTGGACCGCGGGAGCGAGTCCCAAGGCATCCCCCGCGAAGACCTCTACGTCCCGGCGTACAACGGCGGCCTGTTCGACTCCGACCCGGAGTCGGGTGAGGCGACGGCCCTCCTCGATTCGCACGCGGTCGGGGACACCTACCTCGCGCGAGTGCTGGAACTGCTCACCCGACGGGAGAGCGCGCGCGGCGACGGCCGGGTGTTCGTGGACTACTCGTCGCTCGACGTGCGCCACCTCGGGAGCATCTACGAGGGTCTGCTGGAGTACGACCTCGAAATCGCGGACCGACCGCTCGCGGCGGTCCGAGACGAGGGCGAGCAGGTGTGGGTCCCCGCCGAGGAGGCCCCGGCAGACGGGACAATCGAGCGCGTCGAGGAGGGCGAGGTCTATCTCTCGACGGACGCGGGCAAGCGCAAGGCCACGGGGTCGTACTACACGCCGGAGTTCGTCGTGGAGTACGTCGTCGAGCGCACGCTCGAACCGCTACTGGACGAGATTCGCGCCGACTTGGACCCCGCGGACCCCGACTACCCCGACCGGTTCGCCGAGCGCGTGTTCGACCTGTCGGTGCTGGACCCCGCGATGGGAAGCGGCCACTTCCTCGTCAAGACCGTCGAGTACCTCGCCAGAGCGGTCGTGGAGGCCCATCAGGAGTGCGTCGAGCGTGCGACCGAACGCGACGATACGGCGAGGAACGGCGATACGGCGAGGAACGGCGATGCGGCGAGAGACGGCGATGCGGCGAGAGACGAGAAGGTCGGCGATCCGCCGGACGTTCACTGGGCGCGCAGGCAGGTCGCCCAGCAGTGCATCTACGGCGCGGACGAGAACGGGATGGCCGTGGAGTTGGCGAAGGTGTCGCTGTGGCTCCGGACGCTCGCGGCCGAACAACCGCTGGCGTTCTTGGACCACCACCTCGTGCGGGGCGACTCGCTGGCCGGGACCGACGTGGCCGAGGTCGAGGAGATGGCCCGTGACACCGGCCCGAACGCCAGCCTCGCGGCGTTCGGCGCGACCCGAGCCGACGCAATCGGCGACCTGATGGCGGCCTACCGGGAGTTTCTGGCCATCGAGAACGAGAGCCTCGCGGACGTGAAGGAGATGGAACGGCGCTACGCCGAGATTCGACGCGACGACCTGCGGCGGCGACTCACCGCGATGGCGAACGTCCACGCCGCCGAGCGGTTCGGCGTGCGAGTCCCCGACGACGCCTACGAGCGCATGGGTCGGGCGTTGGACGACGCCGACGACTGGGCCGCCCTCGAAGCGCAGTCGTGGTTCGCGGCGGCACAGCGAGTCGCCGACGAGCGCGACTTCCTCCACTGGAAACTCGCGTTCCCCGAGGTGTTCTACGACGCCGAGGGGTCGCCGCTGGCCGAGCGCGAGGCCGGGTTCGACGCGGTGGTCGGCAACCCGCCCTACGTCCGGAGCCGGAACCTCCCCGACGACCGCAAGGAGTACTACCGCGAGGAGTTCGACACCGCGCGAGGAGCCTACGACCTCTACGTTCCATTCGCGGAACTCGCCGGGGACCTCGGCCGCCGGGTCTCGCTGGTCGTCCCGAACAAGTGGACGACGACCGACTACGGCCGGGCGCTCCGGGACCGACTCTTGGACGACGACGGACTCCGGGAGATTCTGGACGCCTCGAACCTCGACGTGTTCCCGGACGCCGATATCTACCCCGTCGTCGTCACCTACGGCGAGTCGCCCGCCCCGAAGGCTGGCGGCTCGTCGTCGCGGACCGGCGAGTCGCCGTCCGGGACGGACGGCGACGACTGCGAGGAGACCGTCCGAATCCGCCACCCCGACGCGGACCGCGACCTCGCGGCCGCCGACGCCACCGCGGTCCCCCGGTCGCTCGTGGACCGACTCGGCGGCCAGGTGATACCCCTCGACGCGGCTCCGGAGTTCGCCGAGTTGGCGGCCGACGTGCTGGCCGACTGCGACCGACTCGGCGACCACGTGACGATGACCGAGGGCGTCCACACCGGGAACGTCCGCGAGAAACTGCTGGTCGATGGCGAAGCCGACGGAAGCGGAGAGGGCGCTCGCGGGTCCGACGACGAGACCGACCGGCCGAGAGTCGTGGACGGGAAGTCGGTCGGCCGGTACCGCCTCGACTGGGACGGGACGCGACTCCGGTACGACGAGTCGCTGGTCGGCGACGGCGAGTACGCCGACCTCCGGAGTCCCGGCCATTTCGAGGGCGAGAAGTTGCTCGTCCGGGACATCAGCGACCGACCGGTCGCGGTCTACGACGACGACGAGTTCTACGCGCTCAACACCCTCTACAGCGTCCAGTCGCGCGAAGAGTCGGACCTCGACCTGCGCTACCTCCTCGGCGTCTTCAACTCGTCGTTCGTGGCGACCTACTACCGACAACTGTACGGCGGCACCCACGTCAGCGGCGACTACCTCCGGTTCAAGCCGATGTTCGCCGAGGAGATACCGGTCCCCGACCCCGCCGAGGCCCCGGTCGATGGCGACGACGTGGCGGAAGTCTTGGCGGCCTGCGAGGTCGAAGACGCGCTGGAAGACGCCACGGCGGCCGCCGAGTCGGACCCCGAGTCCGCGATGGCGACGCTGACCGAGCGCGTCCGCGAGGCCCGCGACGAGCGTGCCGCGCTGAACTGCGACGTGTTGGACTACCTCGGGACGGGCGCGGGGGCTGACGAGGCCGGAGGACCGACCCTCGGCGAGGTCTCGGTCCCGGCCGAGGGCGTCGGCGACTCGATTCTCGCGGAGACGACGACCGACCGCGATGGACTCCGAATCGGCGAGGTCCGCGTCCGCGAGGACGAGCGCGGTACCCTCGCGCTCGCCGCGACCGCGCGCTACAAGCCCGGCGACGGCGAGCGCACCGAGCGCACCGACCCCGAGCGGCGAGACCACCCCGACCGCGAGACCGACCGCTGGGGCTACGTCGAGACCGACCCCGTGACCGCACTGCGGGTGCCGGACGCGACCGAGACCGAGCGCACGCTCTTGGAGGCGTTCGTCCCGGCCGCCGCCGAGCGCGCCGAGGGGTTCGCGGGGTTCCGCGAGTGCGCGACGAAGACCAACTCCTTGCTAGACCGACTGCGCGCGCTAACCCTGCCCGACCCCGAGCGCGTCGCCGACGAGACGGCGCGCTACCGGGAGGTCCGGGCGCGGGCCGCAAAACTGGACGACAGAATCGCCGCGCTGGAGGAGGCCATCGACCGACTCGCGTACCGGCTGTACGGAGTCGACGAGATAGAAACGCTTACCTGA
- a CDS encoding ribonuclease H-like domain-containing protein, which translates to MKLQNSFIAASGVGEKTEQKLWKRGVTHWDDFEEDLLGPKTGRNVREFIDAARDRLDAGDADFFGQNLPSGSLWRAYDNFADSVCFFDIETTGLDSARHDVTTVSLHRGGDTRTYVQGRDLTAEALRDEFAESSMLVSFNGKRFDQPFLEDSFELDVTTPHLDLMYTCKQIGLSGGLKNVEREVGIDRADDDVDGREAVRLWHRYDRNEDDAALDRLVKYNREDTENLRDLLEHVHGSLRADVFDPYVPDE; encoded by the coding sequence ATGAAACTCCAGAACTCCTTCATCGCCGCGAGCGGGGTGGGCGAGAAGACCGAGCAGAAGCTCTGGAAACGGGGCGTCACCCACTGGGACGACTTCGAGGAGGACCTCCTCGGCCCCAAAACGGGGCGGAACGTCCGAGAGTTCATCGACGCCGCGCGCGACCGACTCGACGCCGGGGACGCCGACTTCTTCGGCCAGAACCTTCCCAGCGGGAGCCTCTGGCGGGCCTACGACAACTTCGCGGATAGCGTCTGTTTCTTCGACATCGAGACCACCGGCCTCGACAGCGCGCGCCACGACGTGACCACGGTCAGCCTCCACCGCGGCGGCGACACCCGGACCTACGTGCAGGGGAGAGACCTCACCGCCGAGGCGCTTCGCGACGAGTTCGCCGAGTCGAGCATGCTGGTCTCGTTCAACGGCAAACGGTTCGACCAGCCGTTCTTGGAGGACAGTTTCGAACTCGACGTGACGACGCCCCACCTCGATTTGATGTACACCTGCAAGCAAATCGGTCTCTCCGGCGGCCTGAAGAACGTCGAGCGCGAGGTCGGCATCGACCGCGCCGACGACGACGTGGACGGCCGCGAGGCGGTCCGCCTCTGGCACCGCTACGACCGCAACGAGGACGACGCCGCGCTCGACCGCCTCGTGAAGTACAACCGCGAGGACACCGAGAATTTGCGGGACCTCCTCGAACACGTCCACGGGAGCCTGCGAGCCGACGTGTTCGACCCGTACGTGCCGGACGAGTGA